The Hymenobacter sp. 5317J-9 genome has a window encoding:
- a CDS encoding Hsp20/alpha crystallin family protein: protein MTTLLYNTRPSLRPSRALSTMLADMLRDPQTTPTTQPTPTFIPAADILETAEGFELHLALPGLKKEAVHIEFHDGQLVISGERANPAAAAKEAAATATEANATDEAKPDDNKPAVVAPEAPANPKFRRLETNYGTFSRSFRLPDTVNVKAIGAELTDGILRVTLPFDTEKVTKQHIEIR, encoded by the coding sequence ATGACCACGTTGCTGTATAACACCCGTCCTTCCCTGCGTCCGAGCCGTGCGTTGAGCACCATGCTCGCCGACATGCTGCGCGACCCGCAAACTACCCCCACCACGCAGCCCACTCCCACGTTCATCCCGGCCGCCGACATCCTCGAAACGGCCGAAGGTTTTGAGCTGCACCTGGCCCTGCCCGGTCTCAAGAAAGAAGCCGTGCACATCGAATTCCACGACGGCCAGCTGGTGATTTCGGGCGAGCGCGCCAATCCTGCCGCCGCCGCCAAAGAAGCCGCCGCTACGGCCACCGAGGCCAACGCCACCGACGAGGCCAAGCCCGACGACAACAAGCCCGCCGTGGTGGCCCCCGAGGCCCCGGCTAACCCCAAGTTCCGCCGCCTCGAAACCAACTACGGCACCTTCAGCCGCAGCTTCCGCCTTCCCGACACGGTGAACGTGAAGGCCATTGGCGCCGAACTGACCGACGGAATCCTGCGCGTCACGCTGCCCTTCGACACCGAAAAAGTGACCAAGCAGCACATCGAAATCCGCTAA